The Elusimicrobiota bacterium genome contains a region encoding:
- a CDS encoding aminotransferase class I/II-fold pyridoxal phosphate-dependent enzyme: MKKGQENAPLFETAYAHAKKRMVSFHTPGHKNGRSIDKKLLDFTGKNAYYFDVTVFPEVDSLHDPTHCIKWAQELMAKAYGVQYSFLLVNGSSVGNQAMFLSACKPGDSVILSRNIHKSVLGGIILAGIWPIFVQPKVDQNLDIILDAEPDQIDEAIKKFPEAKAVFITSPTYNGVTSDLLEIANVCHKNNKLLLVDEAHGPHLRFHRDFPISAVEADADIAVQSVHKILSAMSQGSVLHVNSDRVDITKVRKIVSMLQTTSPNYLILSSIDLARRQAVLHGEKLLSEVILAAERGRKKINKLKNFFCFTREDIRLRGYDLDVTKLTINVTKTGLSGLEIENLLNEKYNVQVDCADLFNLIAIMGMGSTQADVNKLVDALEDIDIKYHGVAKNWNLNLPSLTTEMVLIPRDVVLAKDSKRVPLNKAVGHISAQTLTPYPPGIPIIIPGERITKEICDYLHELSSKDIRISGQETDTLKTIKVVK, encoded by the coding sequence ATGAAAAAAGGACAGGAAAACGCACCTTTATTTGAAACTGCTTACGCTCATGCTAAAAAGCGAATGGTTTCATTTCATACACCCGGCCACAAAAACGGAAGAAGTATTGATAAAAAACTTTTGGATTTTACCGGTAAGAACGCATACTATTTTGATGTTACCGTTTTCCCGGAAGTGGACTCGTTACATGACCCGACACATTGTATAAAATGGGCACAGGAACTGATGGCAAAGGCATATGGTGTTCAGTATTCATTTTTACTTGTTAACGGTTCGTCCGTCGGTAATCAAGCGATGTTTCTGTCTGCGTGTAAGCCGGGTGATTCTGTAATTCTTTCCAGAAATATTCATAAATCCGTTTTAGGTGGAATTATTCTGGCAGGTATCTGGCCTATATTTGTTCAGCCAAAAGTTGACCAGAATCTTGATATTATTCTTGATGCTGAGCCTGATCAGATAGATGAGGCAATAAAAAAATTCCCGGAAGCAAAAGCGGTATTTATCACAAGCCCAACCTATAATGGAGTAACCAGCGACCTTTTAGAAATTGCAAATGTCTGTCACAAAAACAATAAACTGCTGTTGGTTGATGAAGCACACGGTCCGCATTTAAGATTTCACAGAGATTTCCCGATTTCAGCGGTTGAAGCAGATGCAGATATAGCGGTTCAGTCAGTTCATAAAATACTGTCGGCAATGTCGCAGGGATCGGTTCTCCATGTCAATTCCGACAGAGTTGATATAACCAAAGTAAGAAAAATCGTATCAATGCTTCAAACAACAAGCCCTAATTATCTTATACTTTCGTCAATTGATTTGGCAAGAAGACAGGCGGTTCTACACGGTGAAAAACTACTGAGTGAGGTGATTCTTGCAGCAGAACGCGGTAGAAAAAAAATTAACAAACTAAAAAACTTTTTCTGCTTTACTCGCGAGGATATTCGGTTAAGAGGTTATGATTTAGATGTAACTAAACTGACAATCAATGTTACCAAAACAGGTCTTTCAGGATTAGAAATTGAGAATTTACTTAACGAAAAATATAATGTTCAGGTTGATTGTGCCGACCTTTTTAATCTTATTGCAATAATGGGTATGGGTTCAACACAGGCAGATGTTAATAAACTTGTGGATGCGTTAGAAGATATAGATATAAAATATCACGGTGTGGCAAAAAATTGGAATCTTAATCTGCCTTCTCTGACAACTGAAATGGTGTTGATACCTCGTGATGTTGTTCTGGCTAAGGACTCAAAACGGGTACCATTAAATAAAGCAGTTGGGCATATCAGTGCTCAAACACTGACACCATATCCGCCCGGTATCCCGATTATTATTCCAGGCGAACGAATAACAAAAGAGATATGCGATTATCTTCATGAACTTTCGTCAAAAGATATAAGAATCAGCGGACAGGAAACGGATACACTCAAAACAATAAAGGTTGTAAAGTGA
- a CDS encoding TraR/DksA family transcriptional regulator — protein sequence MKRTQNRRKTKTQNRRGTEREIDAKKFGVSLAVFGGGGMNTNNLNKLKKILITKKNDLLKVVNDKKQKDLQEPTVGDEVDVAGDSEEKELIFGLTDNEKLMLNLIDSALKKMETGKYGFCESCAVKIPYTRLEVMPFARYCIKCQPKFDKKR from the coding sequence GTGAAAAGAACGCAGAACAGGCGCAAAACAAAAACGCAAAACAGACGCGGAACAGAACGCGAAATAGACGCAAAAAAGTTTGGCGTGAGTTTAGCGGTTTTTGGTGGAGGCGGAATGAATACAAACAACTTAAATAAACTCAAAAAAATTCTTATCACTAAAAAAAATGATTTATTAAAGGTAGTTAATGACAAGAAACAAAAGGATTTACAGGAACCTACTGTAGGCGATGAGGTAGATGTGGCTGGTGATAGCGAAGAGAAAGAACTTATTTTTGGACTGACTGATAATGAAAAGTTGATGCTTAATCTGATTGACTCTGCGTTAAAAAAAATGGAAACAGGCAAATATGGTTTTTGTGAAAGCTGTGCTGTAAAGATTCCATATACGCGGCTTGAAGTGATGCCATTTGCGCGTTACTGTATAAAATGTCAGCCGAAATTTGATAAAAAAAGATAG